A region of uncultured Carboxylicivirga sp. DNA encodes the following proteins:
- the zwf gene encoding glucose-6-phosphate dehydrogenase, with the protein MKKPKNHILVIFGASGDLTYRKLIPAVFDLFNQDLLPQKFAVLGIGRTEMENEDFRNKMMEGIEQFSVTKPAGKDAIKTFVEKLYYFSFDTQSPDEYALLKWQLRELDEKCGTDGNLIYYMATPPSMYNVIPAQLAKQGLSSETDGFKRLIVEKPFGYDLETAQKLNKELLQHFAEEQIYRIDHYLGKETVQNLLVTRFSNGIFEPLWNRNYIHHVEITSAENIGVGNRGGYYEGSGAMRDMIQNHLLLLVGLVAMEPPTIIDSTNIRNEIAKVFHSLRPIKEEEVSKYVIRGQYITSNIKGEKVKGYRDEKGVDPNSRTETFVAMKCYIDNWRWADVPFYIRSGKMLPTRVTEIVIHFKSTPHHLFVNNESIVNNHNQLVIRIQPDEGLLFKFGMKVPGAGFKVQNVNMDFHYSDLDSVHLPSAYERLLLDCMLGDSTLYHRGDAVEAAWRFVDPILKAWKNNNDIKVHGYPAGTWGPDVSDDLIDGDNITWRYPCKNLANDGNYCEL; encoded by the coding sequence GTGAAAAAACCTAAAAACCATATCTTAGTTATATTTGGAGCTTCTGGCGATTTAACTTATCGCAAGTTGATTCCAGCCGTATTTGATTTATTTAATCAAGATCTGTTGCCTCAAAAATTTGCAGTATTAGGTATAGGTCGAACAGAAATGGAAAACGAAGACTTCCGAAATAAAATGATGGAAGGAATAGAACAATTTTCCGTAACTAAACCTGCCGGTAAAGATGCCATTAAAACTTTTGTAGAGAAACTTTATTATTTCTCATTTGACACTCAATCACCCGACGAATATGCCTTGCTAAAATGGCAATTGCGCGAATTGGATGAAAAATGTGGTACTGATGGCAACCTGATTTACTACATGGCGACTCCACCAAGCATGTATAACGTTATTCCGGCTCAACTGGCCAAACAAGGATTAAGTTCCGAAACCGATGGATTTAAGAGACTTATTGTTGAAAAACCATTTGGTTATGATCTGGAAACAGCTCAAAAGCTCAACAAAGAATTATTGCAACACTTTGCTGAAGAACAGATATACAGGATTGATCATTACCTTGGAAAAGAGACTGTTCAAAATCTATTGGTGACTCGTTTCTCCAATGGTATTTTCGAACCACTATGGAATAGAAATTACATTCACCATGTTGAAATTACTTCTGCTGAGAACATTGGCGTAGGTAACCGGGGAGGCTATTATGAGGGATCTGGTGCCATGCGGGATATGATTCAGAATCATTTATTATTGCTGGTAGGGCTTGTTGCCATGGAACCTCCAACAATTATTGATTCAACCAATATAAGAAACGAAATTGCAAAAGTCTTCCATTCACTACGTCCTATTAAAGAAGAAGAAGTTTCGAAATATGTAATAAGAGGTCAATATATTACATCGAATATTAAGGGTGAGAAAGTAAAAGGCTATCGTGATGAAAAAGGAGTTGATCCTAATTCCAGAACTGAGACCTTTGTGGCAATGAAATGTTACATCGATAACTGGCGCTGGGCTGATGTGCCATTCTACATTAGAAGTGGCAAAATGCTGCCAACAAGAGTAACCGAAATTGTGATACATTTTAAATCAACGCCTCATCACCTTTTTGTTAATAACGAAAGCATTGTCAATAACCATAACCAATTAGTCATTCGTATACAACCTGACGAAGGTCTGCTATTTAAATTCGGAATGAAAGTACCCGGAGCCGGATTTAAAGTACAGAATGTAAATATGGATTTCCATTACAGCGATCTTGACAGTGTTCATTTACCAAGTGCATACGAGAGATTATTATTAGATTGTATGCTGGGTGACAGCACCCTGTACCACAGGGGTGATGCCGTTGAAGCAGCCTGGAGGTTTGTCGATCCGATTCTGAAAGCCTGGAAAAACAATAACGATATAAAAGTACATGGTTATCCGGCAGGAACATGGGGACCTGATGTATCTGATGATTTAATAGATGGTGATAACATTACCTGGCGATACCCATGTAAGAATCTTGCCAATGATGGAAATTACTGTGAATTATAA